The window CATGTTTCCCGTTGGATGGATTGGGGCAGCAGGTCATAAAGTCTCCTTTGTCAGCCGGTCGCTCACCAGCCGCAGGCCGGTCAGCGTCAGCCAGGGGTCCACCGCATCCAGCACCGACAAATGGTTAGCCACCAGGCTGATGTTGCCGCCCGTGCCGATGACCGTGATGGGAACACGGCCGTTATCCGGGTGCTGCTGCCGCAGTCGGGCGACCATCGTGTCTATCATCGCCGCATAGCCGAGGATGAGACCGGATTGTATGGCATGGATGGTATTGCGGCCAATCAGGTGGGGTGGCGCTTCCAGCGGCACACTGCGCAATTGGGCTGCCCGGCTGGCTAAAGCGTCGGCGGCCAACCGCAGGCCGGGGGCAATGACGCCGCCCATGAACAGACCGTCGGCCGTCATCACTTCAAACTTGGTCGCCGTGCCCATATCCACCACAATGGCCGGTCCGGGGAACAGGTGGTAAGCGGCAACCATATTGGCGATGCGGTCCGCGCCCACTTCGGCCGGGTTGTCGTGGCCCATGCGAATGCCGGCGTCTAACTGGTAAGTCAGGTTCAGCGCCTCTACCCCCAGGTAATGTTCGCATACGGCCAGAAAGGTGGCTGTCAGCCAGGGGACCACGCTGCATAAAACCACGCGCTCCACCTGCCCCTCTAGCTGAAACTCGCGCAGCAGCGATTTAAGGGTCAGGCCCAGTTCGTCCAGGGTGATTTCAGCGGCGGTGCGTAAGCGCCATTGTTGGCTCCAGGCACGGCCGTTCCACATCCCCAGGGTAATATTTGTATTGCCAATATCAATTGCCAGTAACATAACTGCTGGATTTTATAGGGCGGGCGGGGGTGGGGCAAGGTTATTCAGGTACGGTTTACAATTGATCGTCCATCGGATACACTCCCATTTGTTGTTCTTGGGGACTGTATGGCATTTTCGGAATAATAAATAAGCCTTCAATGCGAAAATGCCTCAAGCGAATTCCGAAATACATCGAATTTTCACTCGATTATTTCTCGGAATTCGCCTATGAGGTTTG of the Candidatus Leptovillus gracilis genome contains:
- a CDS encoding type III pantothenate kinase, yielding MLLAIDIGNTNITLGMWNGRAWSQQWRLRTAAEITLDELGLTLKSLLREFQLEGQVERVVLCSVVPWLTATFLAVCEHYLGVEALNLTYQLDAGIRMGHDNPAEVGADRIANMVAAYHLFPGPAIVVDMGTATKFEVMTADGLFMGGVIAPGLRLAADALASRAAQLRSVPLEAPPHLIGRNTIHAIQSGLILGYAAMIDTMVARLRQQHPDNGRVPITVIGTGGNISLVANHLSVLDAVDPWLTLTGLRLVSDRLTKETL